Proteins encoded together in one Terriglobia bacterium window:
- a CDS encoding GMC oxidoreductase, producing the protein KEIHGRVVALCAQSLESVRILFNSANRQYPNGLANSSSVLGHYLMDHLWVTAGASAEFPELGDKPSLDGPHRPDGIYVVRFRNTQNGPRSKKFLRGYGYQGRGGADFNLQAPGFGKSFKKAVSDPSITVHIDSFGECLARWDNYVEIDPGVVDTYGIPVLRIHMSFGDNERAMIPDMAEAAVEMMEAAGGHNIQPFTVPDRQPGYGIHEVGVARMGHDARKSVLNQFQQCHDIPNLLVLDGGAFASSACQNPTLTIMALCVRSCDHLMQEMKRGNV; encoded by the coding sequence GAAGGAAATTCACGGGCGGGTGGTGGCGCTGTGCGCGCAATCGCTCGAGTCGGTGCGAATTCTTTTCAATTCGGCCAACCGCCAATACCCCAATGGCCTGGCCAACTCCAGCAGCGTACTCGGCCATTACCTGATGGACCATCTATGGGTGACGGCCGGCGCCTCCGCCGAGTTTCCCGAGCTCGGCGACAAGCCCAGCCTGGATGGCCCGCACAGGCCTGACGGGATTTATGTGGTCCGTTTCCGAAACACGCAAAACGGTCCGCGCTCAAAGAAATTTCTGCGAGGGTACGGATATCAGGGACGAGGCGGAGCGGATTTCAACTTACAAGCGCCGGGCTTTGGAAAATCTTTCAAGAAGGCCGTGTCTGACCCGAGCATCACGGTGCACATCGACAGCTTTGGTGAATGCCTCGCACGCTGGGACAACTATGTCGAAATCGATCCGGGCGTAGTGGACACGTATGGAATTCCAGTATTACGAATTCATATGAGCTTTGGCGACAATGAACGCGCTATGATTCCCGATATGGCGGAAGCGGCCGTCGAGATGATGGAAGCCGCCGGAGGCCACAATATTCAGCCGTTCACGGTTCCTGACCGCCAGCCCGGTTACGGCATTCACGAGGTAGGAGTCGCGCGAATGGGGCACGATGCCAGGAAATCCGTCCTCAACCAGTTCCAGCAATGCCACGACATCCCGAACCTGCTGGTGCTGGACGGGGGCGCATTCGCGTCCAGCGCCTGCCAGAATCCCACCCTGACGATCATGGCGCTGTGCGTGCGTTCCTGCGACCATCTGATGCAGGAAATGAAAAGAGGAAACGTGTAA
- a CDS encoding DUF1080 domain-containing protein — protein MKQAVIPSTVIFLLLLIGIVMVPRGESRAAPGTSGWIDIMPGPSFSDWTRVAIPPDRMLAQYSQWSVDAANHTLVCAGDGGHEWLRYGRELGDFLFHVEWRLTRHEGGKGYNSGVFVRNNDNGGIWYQAQVGTAGSGYWFGYDNPAEKGPIGFNLKPEMKVNAVKPAGEWNTFDIRCQGARLVLKVNGTATSEFDACRNLKGYLGLEAEGSRIEFRKMRIKLLK, from the coding sequence ATGAAACAAGCTGTGATTCCAAGCACTGTTATCTTTCTTCTGTTATTGATCGGTATAGTCATGGTCCCACGCGGTGAAAGCCGAGCAGCGCCGGGAACATCCGGCTGGATTGACATTATGCCGGGGCCTTCCTTTAGTGATTGGACGCGCGTGGCGATTCCACCCGACCGAATGCTGGCGCAGTATTCCCAGTGGAGCGTGGACGCCGCAAACCACACGCTCGTTTGCGCGGGTGACGGCGGGCATGAGTGGCTCCGCTACGGGCGTGAACTGGGCGACTTTCTGTTCCACGTGGAGTGGCGGCTCACACGGCACGAAGGCGGCAAAGGTTACAACAGCGGAGTTTTTGTCCGCAACAACGACAACGGAGGCATCTGGTACCAGGCACAAGTGGGCACCGCCGGTAGCGGGTACTGGTTCGGTTACGATAACCCTGCTGAAAAGGGACCGATCGGCTTCAACCTGAAACCCGAGATGAAAGTGAACGCGGTGAAGCCCGCCGGGGAGTGGAACACGTTTGACATTCGCTGCCAGGGCGCAAGGCTGGTGCTGAAAGTGAATGGGACCGCCACCAGCGAATTCGACGCGTGCAGAAACCTGAAAGGCTATCTTGGCCTTGAGGCAGAAGGTTCCCGCATCGAGTTTCGCAAGATGAGAATCAAACTTCTGAAGTGA
- a CDS encoding alpha-galactosidase gives MMNRRQWLEKAGIALVAGMAACRSGGSPDKPAGKVSSVDVGVNRDGPIILQTSAAEFHVLPSGNIQAFLRTQSGSLTLEEPASGPGAGSYLVSGGKQISGFKFDFGQSIIAEAKGKIGPVGKRVEIPASSPEGIEKTLTVEVYDDFPGLAVVTESYKNMTGKDLAIDRVVANRHRLNAYLIDHKAPPYKMWSFQGSSYKWGENIIEEIPAKFSQLNLMGGPTPQGLGGGIPVVAFWTDKVGIGIGHLELLPLVLSLPVEVATDNRVEAAMEMEPRVTLKPGEVYSLPQSFISVYEGDFYKPLRTYSRVLQREGWNIPSPGKDAYDINWCGWGYEQDVTRAQMLGTIPKLKEFGIKWATLDYRWFNDFGDWDPREDTFPGDTIKQLADEFHKQGFYIQLWWQPLAVDDGQGKHLDWKHAVTSKVSQEHPDWLVLDKEGKHARLISPVCDVASLCPAVPEVRQYFVRLVQRFIRDWGYDGSKMDSVFSAPPCYNPAHHHKSPQDSVMAMPKVIQAIFETSRALKSYSVTQICPCGAPPNFAWLPFMNQAVTADPVGSIQVRRRIKMYKALMGPKAAVYGDHVELTRVRHANSEHELDVGEDFASTVGPGGVVGTKFVWPDPGAHFGNVYLTPAKEKIWKKWTAIYNREMLSEGTFLDLYNYGYDSPEAYAIAKDGNIYYAFYAPGPQPAWEGELELRGLDPGQYRVTDYENEKDLGTVNAANPRLKAQFRQHLLLKASKV, from the coding sequence ATGATGAACAGGCGGCAGTGGCTGGAAAAGGCCGGTATTGCGCTGGTTGCCGGAATGGCGGCCTGCAGGAGCGGAGGTTCACCTGACAAACCAGCGGGCAAAGTTTCCTCGGTCGATGTAGGCGTCAACCGGGACGGCCCGATTATTCTCCAGACATCCGCCGCCGAATTCCACGTTCTTCCTTCCGGAAATATTCAAGCTTTTCTCCGCACGCAGAGTGGCAGCCTGACGCTTGAAGAGCCTGCGTCCGGTCCTGGCGCTGGCAGCTATCTTGTGAGCGGCGGCAAGCAGATTTCCGGCTTCAAGTTTGACTTCGGCCAGTCGATCATTGCAGAAGCCAAAGGAAAGATCGGGCCGGTAGGCAAGCGCGTTGAAATTCCAGCGAGCAGCCCGGAAGGGATCGAAAAGACGCTCACGGTGGAAGTGTATGATGACTTTCCCGGCCTGGCTGTTGTGACGGAAAGCTACAAGAACATGACCGGGAAGGATCTCGCGATTGACCGCGTGGTCGCAAACCGGCATCGGCTGAACGCATACCTGATCGATCACAAGGCGCCGCCGTACAAAATGTGGTCGTTCCAGGGCTCCAGTTACAAGTGGGGCGAAAACATCATTGAGGAAATTCCGGCAAAATTTTCGCAGCTTAACCTGATGGGCGGCCCCACGCCACAAGGCCTGGGTGGCGGCATCCCGGTGGTTGCCTTCTGGACGGACAAAGTGGGAATCGGCATTGGCCATCTGGAACTGTTGCCGCTGGTCCTTTCGCTTCCGGTGGAAGTGGCCACGGACAACCGCGTTGAAGCCGCCATGGAGATGGAGCCTCGAGTCACGCTCAAACCCGGCGAGGTTTATTCACTGCCGCAGAGTTTCATCTCGGTTTACGAGGGCGACTTTTACAAGCCCTTGCGGACCTATTCGCGAGTGCTGCAGCGCGAGGGCTGGAACATTCCGAGCCCGGGCAAGGACGCGTACGACATCAACTGGTGTGGCTGGGGTTATGAGCAGGATGTTACTCGCGCGCAGATGCTCGGAACCATCCCGAAGCTGAAGGAATTTGGCATCAAGTGGGCCACGCTTGATTATCGCTGGTTCAATGATTTCGGCGACTGGGACCCGCGTGAAGATACCTTCCCCGGTGACACCATCAAGCAACTGGCCGATGAATTCCACAAGCAGGGATTTTACATCCAGCTCTGGTGGCAGCCGCTGGCTGTGGATGACGGCCAGGGTAAGCACCTCGACTGGAAGCACGCCGTCACTTCCAAAGTATCGCAGGAACATCCGGATTGGCTGGTCCTCGACAAAGAAGGCAAGCATGCGCGGCTGATCAGCCCTGTGTGTGATGTGGCCTCGCTCTGCCCGGCGGTGCCGGAGGTGCGGCAGTATTTTGTCAGGCTGGTGCAACGCTTCATCCGGGACTGGGGATATGATGGCAGCAAAATGGACAGCGTGTTCAGCGCGCCCCCCTGCTACAATCCGGCGCACCATCACAAATCGCCGCAGGATTCCGTCATGGCCATGCCCAAGGTTATCCAGGCGATTTTTGAAACCTCGCGCGCCCTCAAGTCTTACAGCGTTACGCAAATCTGCCCGTGCGGAGCGCCGCCCAACTTTGCCTGGCTGCCTTTTATGAACCAGGCCGTGACGGCAGACCCCGTAGGCTCCATCCAGGTCCGGCGCCGCATCAAGATGTACAAGGCGCTGATGGGGCCGAAAGCTGCCGTTTATGGAGACCACGTTGAACTCACCAGGGTCCGGCATGCCAATTCAGAACACGAACTCGACGTGGGCGAAGACTTCGCCTCAACGGTCGGGCCGGGCGGCGTGGTAGGAACGAAGTTTGTGTGGCCTGATCCTGGGGCGCATTTCGGTAATGTTTACCTCACGCCCGCAAAGGAGAAAATCTGGAAAAAGTGGACGGCCATTTACAATCGCGAGATGCTTTCCGAAGGCACTTTCCTCGATCTTTATAATTACGGGTACGACTCTCCCGAAGCCTATGCCATCGCCAAAGATGGGAACATCTACTATGCCTTTTATGCGCCTGGTCCGCAGCCGGCCTGGGAAGGCGAACTGGAATTGCGGGGCCTTGATCCCGGCCAGTACCGCGTTACCGATTACGAGAACGAAAAAGATCTGGGGACCGTCAACGCCGCAAATCCCAGGCTGAAAGCACAGTTCCGCCAGCACCTCCTGTTGAAAGCCAGCAAGGTGTGA
- a CDS encoding energy transducer TonB: MKPAFGLLALLVLPCLAFGQDLQLRQQAVSLLERANAVSVSPNFPSLERAVSFRVLDSATGPQQGTFTRMVIRGGGRRDEITFGSFHMLNIYAQGQLATVRTSELLPPAPADALRLTPINLVRFDDEDIIYAINDSVSGGHPARCIEFNTIVGETNENNELCVDSNNGTLVREKIGDQIIENSDFFSFAGALIPGKIEYSFGGVPKIEITQTMTALDHPAPDVLVVPPNAEIRPICKTSRRAFGQNMPQPKPTGGGAADILLRGIIGKDGRVRDPMVQRSERPDLNAQALSIVQQWTFSPAMCDGEPNETTGTFVLHFR, from the coding sequence ATGAAGCCGGCTTTCGGGCTCCTCGCGTTGCTTGTTCTTCCGTGTCTTGCTTTCGGCCAGGACCTGCAGTTGCGGCAGCAAGCCGTCAGTCTGCTGGAAAGGGCAAACGCGGTAAGCGTCTCACCAAATTTCCCAAGTCTTGAGCGGGCCGTCAGCTTCCGCGTGCTGGACTCGGCAACGGGGCCGCAACAGGGCACGTTCACGCGCATGGTCATTCGGGGAGGCGGACGCCGTGACGAAATAACCTTCGGCAGTTTTCATATGCTCAACATCTACGCGCAAGGACAACTTGCCACCGTCCGTACGTCTGAGCTGCTACCGCCGGCACCCGCGGACGCTCTACGCCTCACCCCCATCAACCTGGTGCGTTTCGATGACGAAGACATAATCTACGCCATTAACGACAGCGTATCCGGCGGGCACCCGGCTCGCTGCATCGAGTTCAATACCATCGTGGGAGAAACCAACGAGAACAATGAGTTGTGCGTGGATTCCAATAATGGAACACTGGTTCGCGAAAAGATCGGGGACCAGATCATTGAGAACAGTGACTTCTTTTCTTTCGCCGGCGCGTTAATTCCAGGAAAAATAGAGTACTCGTTTGGAGGTGTTCCGAAAATCGAAATCACTCAGACGATGACCGCACTCGACCATCCCGCGCCGGATGTTCTGGTTGTACCACCGAACGCCGAAATCCGCCCGATATGCAAGACCTCGCGACGCGCGTTTGGACAGAACATGCCGCAACCTAAGCCAACCGGCGGTGGAGCAGCCGACATCCTTCTGCGCGGAATTATCGGGAAGGACGGAAGAGTTCGCGACCCGATGGTCCAGCGATCCGAACGTCCTGACCTCAACGCCCAGGCGCTGAGCATCGTCCAGCAATGGACCTTTTCCCCAGCCATGTGCGACGGAGAGCCAAACGAAACCACGGGAACGTTTGTGCTCCATTTCCGCTGA
- a CDS encoding DUF5612 domain-containing protein: MAEQVGILVRVESGLGVLHQLTGVIAAQQGDISTVAIVESSPHEARIYFEIELPGAVENLLEGLRLLPIVKETEPVGTLDKIYGKRIIVMGGGAQVGQVAIGAISEADRHNIRGEHISVDTIPLVGEQPLAEAVRAVGRLPRARVLVLAGSLMGGDIERAVREVRAQGLLVISLNMAGSVPEVADLVVTDPVQAGVMAVMAIADTAKFSIDRLKKRAF, translated from the coding sequence ATGGCAGAACAAGTTGGCATTCTGGTTCGGGTGGAATCGGGATTGGGTGTGCTGCACCAGTTGACAGGGGTGATTGCCGCCCAGCAGGGGGATATCTCGACGGTAGCAATTGTTGAGAGCAGCCCGCATGAAGCCCGCATCTATTTTGAAATCGAGCTTCCCGGGGCCGTCGAAAATTTGCTGGAAGGGCTACGGTTGCTGCCCATCGTGAAGGAAACGGAACCCGTTGGCACCCTGGACAAAATTTATGGCAAGCGCATCATCGTGATGGGAGGCGGCGCGCAGGTGGGACAGGTGGCCATCGGCGCCATATCTGAAGCCGACCGGCATAACATCCGGGGCGAACATATCTCCGTGGATACCATTCCGCTGGTGGGCGAGCAGCCGCTGGCGGAGGCCGTTCGCGCCGTAGGACGCCTGCCGCGCGCGCGCGTTCTGGTGCTGGCTGGATCGCTGATGGGCGGCGACATTGAGCGCGCCGTCCGCGAGGTGCGCGCACAAGGCCTGCTGGTCATCAGCCTCAACATGGCAGGGAGCGTTCCCGAGGTGGCCGACCTGGTGGTCACCGACCCGGTGCAGGCCGGCGTGATGGCCGTGATGGCCATTGCCGATACCGCCAAGTTCAGCATTGACCGGCTGAAGAAACGGGCGTTCTAG
- a CDS encoding sigma-54 dependent transcriptional regulator produces MVNRNATILVVDDDADTRHLLSEVLEGEGYRVVAASGAEEALEAGKQAPFEVILSDIRLGPELSGLDVLRAFKSIQPDSEVILITAFGSMETAIEAVKAGAFDYLSKPFKIDDVLNRVRRALESRKLVRETRRQAPPPAASAPVSSLVGRSSSMLEVYKKIGMVADSRATVLITGESGTGKELVARAIHTNGPRAQQRFLAVNCGAFTESLLESELFGHVRGSFTGASVNKVGIFEDANGGTVFLDEVSEMSPALQVKLLRTLEAQEVRPVGSNQSIRVDVRMIAASNQHLADLVAEGSFREDLYYRLRVIEIDLPPLRQRAEDIPLLVAHFLQKLSAESGRTLTLSPEAHSALVVYAWPGNVRELLNTLESVAALNRSGVITLQDLPAKLCPGSEHARAVDLLFAELPSLEELGRRYLNYVLKMTGNNKSQAADILGISRNTLYRMTHRHPLEDDKL; encoded by the coding sequence ATGGTCAACCGAAACGCAACAATCCTTGTGGTGGACGACGATGCCGACACGCGGCATCTGCTCTCCGAAGTCTTGGAGGGGGAGGGTTATCGGGTAGTCGCAGCCTCTGGAGCAGAGGAGGCCCTGGAGGCGGGCAAGCAAGCGCCCTTCGAGGTGATTCTCAGTGACATTCGCCTGGGCCCGGAGTTGAGTGGTCTGGACGTGCTGCGCGCCTTCAAGTCGATTCAGCCCGATTCAGAAGTCATCCTGATCACAGCCTTCGGTTCAATGGAAACGGCCATTGAAGCGGTGAAGGCGGGCGCCTTCGATTATCTTTCCAAACCTTTTAAGATCGACGACGTTTTGAACCGTGTTCGGCGGGCCCTTGAAAGCCGCAAGCTCGTCCGCGAAACACGTAGGCAGGCGCCTCCACCCGCTGCTTCGGCGCCGGTGTCCTCGCTGGTGGGCCGGAGCTCCTCGATGCTGGAAGTTTACAAGAAGATCGGGATGGTCGCCGATTCACGGGCCACGGTCCTGATCACCGGAGAGAGCGGCACCGGCAAGGAGCTTGTGGCGCGCGCCATCCACACCAACGGACCGCGGGCGCAGCAACGCTTTCTGGCCGTAAACTGCGGGGCCTTTACTGAGTCACTGCTGGAATCCGAACTGTTCGGCCACGTCCGGGGTTCATTTACAGGCGCCAGCGTGAACAAGGTCGGAATCTTTGAGGATGCCAATGGTGGCACCGTCTTCCTTGATGAAGTCTCAGAGATGAGTCCCGCCCTTCAGGTCAAATTGCTGCGCACGCTGGAAGCGCAGGAGGTCCGGCCTGTGGGGTCGAACCAGTCGATTCGGGTTGATGTCCGCATGATTGCCGCTTCAAACCAGCATTTGGCTGATCTGGTGGCGGAAGGGAGTTTCCGTGAAGACCTCTATTACCGGCTTCGCGTTATAGAGATCGATCTTCCGCCCCTTCGGCAGCGCGCGGAAGATATTCCGCTGCTGGTGGCGCACTTCCTTCAGAAGCTAAGCGCTGAATCCGGCCGAACACTCACACTATCTCCCGAAGCGCACTCCGCCCTCGTTGTATATGCCTGGCCAGGCAACGTGAGAGAACTGTTGAACACGCTGGAATCTGTGGCCGCGCTCAACCGCTCCGGCGTGATCACTCTTCAGGACCTTCCCGCCAAGCTGTGCCCCGGCAGCGAGCACGCCAGGGCCGTAGACCTGCTGTTTGCGGAGCTGCCGTCGCTTGAAGAACTCGGTCGGCGCTACTTGAATTATGTGTTGAAAATGACGGGCAACAACAAGTCGCAGGCCGCTGACATCCTGGGAATCAGCCGCAATACACTCTACCGGATGACGCACCGCCACCCCTTGGAAGACGATAAACTCTGA
- a CDS encoding ATP-binding protein gives MMFRRLGLQGKIVLIIAVAVISVVAVSTYIAMLLTRQLVEEDTYRKALAQARSIAQQLVDEHAIENPSILVRALRQLEHDFPSITQADVFIHVPRHELIATTDPDGQVLELDYIRDIENYNDYQRAEPDQITIDTPDGNYWIMGTTIRQDDQPIACLNLKVSKLHLSVITERLVLRNLLVTLAGLAFLILVIHMFFLRSIRKPVKEMLRVIDSAEGKSLQARARVRSHDEIGQLAERLNRMLARIESFNAELGQKIQDATAELASRNEDLRRINEELFETQKTLARSERLAVAGQLAAGLAHEIGTPLNSISGHVQLLARQGVGGAAGARRLEIIERQIDSIVRSVKQLLSWTRQFDLRLEQVDVARLLEDSLTLSSPALEHRHIRVVMDWARKVPPVYADPGYLQQVFLNLINNSMDAMPSGGTLTTRTRLSPSDQDKAVVIEVEDTGVGIAHDTLQRIFEPMFTTKRLGTGAGLGLAISEQIIRQHKGSIQADSELGRGTRFTIVLPVDCRELIEVRTDTPRGSKIESPV, from the coding sequence ATGATGTTTCGTCGGCTTGGGCTTCAGGGCAAGATCGTCCTTATCATCGCGGTGGCGGTTATCTCCGTCGTTGCTGTTTCAACCTACATCGCCATGCTCCTCACCCGCCAGTTGGTGGAGGAGGATACTTATCGCAAGGCGCTGGCTCAGGCCCGTTCGATCGCGCAACAGTTGGTAGACGAGCATGCCATCGAAAATCCTTCCATTCTCGTCCGCGCTCTTCGACAGCTTGAGCACGACTTCCCCAGCATCACCCAGGCCGACGTTTTCATCCATGTGCCCCGGCACGAACTGATTGCCACGACGGATCCCGACGGGCAGGTCCTTGAACTTGATTACATCCGCGACATTGAGAACTACAACGACTACCAGCGGGCAGAACCTGACCAGATCACCATTGATACGCCGGACGGGAATTACTGGATCATGGGGACCACCATCCGCCAGGACGATCAGCCCATCGCGTGTCTGAACCTCAAGGTTTCCAAACTGCACCTGAGCGTGATTACGGAGCGCCTGGTGCTGCGCAACCTCCTGGTGACTCTGGCCGGGCTGGCATTCCTGATCCTGGTAATACACATGTTTTTCCTCCGAAGCATCCGCAAACCGGTCAAGGAGATGCTTCGGGTGATCGATTCGGCGGAAGGGAAATCATTGCAGGCGCGCGCTCGCGTGAGGAGCCATGATGAAATTGGGCAACTGGCCGAACGATTGAATCGCATGCTGGCCCGGATCGAAAGCTTCAATGCGGAGCTTGGGCAAAAGATCCAGGATGCCACGGCGGAACTTGCCAGCCGCAATGAGGACCTGAGGCGGATTAACGAGGAATTGTTCGAAACCCAGAAGACCCTGGCACGATCTGAGCGGCTGGCGGTTGCGGGCCAACTGGCTGCCGGGCTCGCGCATGAGATCGGCACACCCCTCAACTCAATTTCCGGCCATGTGCAGCTGCTGGCACGGCAGGGAGTGGGAGGCGCGGCCGGCGCGCGGCGCCTTGAAATTATCGAGCGCCAGATTGACAGCATCGTGCGCAGCGTTAAACAACTGCTTTCCTGGACCCGCCAGTTTGATCTTCGGCTGGAACAGGTTGACGTCGCCCGATTGCTGGAAGACTCCTTGACCCTTTCTTCTCCCGCTCTTGAACACCGGCACATTCGTGTCGTAATGGATTGGGCCCGGAAGGTCCCGCCGGTTTACGCCGACCCGGGTTACCTCCAGCAGGTGTTTCTGAATCTGATTAACAACAGCATGGACGCGATGCCCTCTGGCGGAACTTTGACCACCCGCACTCGTCTTTCTCCTTCGGATCAAGACAAGGCCGTGGTTATCGAGGTGGAAGACACGGGTGTCGGCATTGCACACGACACCTTACAACGCATCTTTGAACCGATGTTCACAACCAAAAGGCTGGGAACGGGGGCCGGCCTGGGTCTTGCCATCTCGGAGCAAATTATTCGTCAGCATAAGGGAAGCATCCAGGCTGACAGTGAACTCGGTCGTGGCACCAGGTTTACTATCGTCTTGCCGGTGGATTGCCGCGAGCTGATTGAGGTAAGGACGGACACGCCTCGTGGTTCCAAAATCGAATCTCCCGTATAG
- the polX gene encoding DNA polymerase/3'-5' exonuclease PolX gives MENREIAAVFEEISNLMKILQEDPKWSFKAAAYDRACRSLESFHERVQDVASDPDRKLTEIPGIGEDLAGKIKELLETGKCQYHQELLKKVPRSLLRLLELQGVGPQKVRLFHKELGVNTIEDLERAVKAGRLHGLPGMSAKTEENILKAIETFQRSAGRFRLDTAYETAEELVEYLKRKKEVEEVTPAGSLRRGRETVGDLDLLVTGTNHAKIADHISQYPGIDQILGKGEDKVSVRLKNGMQVDVRLLESDQFGAALMYFTGSKEHNIALRERARKRGWKLSEYGLFEDDKVLASRTEEEIYKKFGLQWIPPELREDHGEIEAAEEGKLPKLVELEDIKGDLQMHTTASDGKASVEEMAEAARKLGYEYILITDHSKAVTIANGLDEKRAVENIKLIQAARKKVRGIEIWAGAEVDIMGDGRLDYPDELLKQFDIVLASVHSRMTMPADEMTPRLLKALENPYVRILGHPTGRQILRRDPFQFDVEKVFAAAKKHGVILELNASPERLDLSDRHVKLAKERGMKVIISTDAHRPEHFKLMRYGVITARRGWLEKNDVLNTLPAGRFMDSLRKLPTY, from the coding sequence ATGGAAAACCGCGAAATCGCTGCTGTTTTTGAAGAGATCTCGAATCTCATGAAAATCCTTCAGGAGGACCCTAAATGGTCCTTCAAAGCTGCAGCCTACGACCGCGCCTGTCGTTCGCTAGAAAGCTTTCACGAACGCGTCCAGGACGTGGCCAGCGATCCGGATCGAAAGCTCACTGAAATTCCAGGAATCGGGGAAGACCTTGCAGGGAAAATCAAGGAATTGCTGGAAACCGGCAAGTGCCAATATCACCAGGAGCTGCTGAAGAAAGTTCCGCGAAGCCTGTTGCGTCTTCTTGAATTGCAGGGAGTGGGCCCGCAGAAAGTCCGCTTGTTTCACAAGGAACTGGGCGTCAATACCATCGAAGACCTTGAACGGGCCGTGAAGGCCGGACGCCTGCATGGACTGCCGGGGATGAGCGCCAAGACGGAAGAGAATATTTTGAAGGCGATCGAGACGTTCCAGCGTTCTGCTGGAAGGTTCCGGCTGGACACTGCCTATGAGACGGCTGAAGAGTTGGTCGAATACCTAAAAAGGAAAAAAGAAGTGGAAGAGGTTACGCCGGCAGGTTCGCTGCGGCGTGGACGCGAAACAGTCGGTGATCTCGATTTGCTGGTCACAGGGACCAATCACGCAAAGATTGCCGACCACATCTCGCAATATCCCGGCATCGACCAGATTCTTGGCAAGGGCGAAGACAAAGTCAGCGTCCGGCTGAAAAACGGTATGCAAGTTGACGTCCGATTGCTGGAAAGCGATCAGTTCGGCGCGGCGCTGATGTACTTCACCGGATCGAAAGAGCACAATATCGCGCTGCGCGAGCGCGCCAGAAAGCGAGGCTGGAAACTGAGCGAATACGGACTGTTTGAAGACGACAAAGTCCTGGCCAGCCGGACGGAAGAGGAAATCTACAAGAAATTTGGTTTGCAGTGGATTCCGCCGGAATTGCGCGAAGATCATGGAGAAATCGAAGCGGCGGAAGAAGGCAAACTGCCGAAACTCGTCGAGTTGGAGGACATCAAAGGTGACCTTCAAATGCATACCACCGCCTCCGACGGCAAAGCCAGCGTGGAAGAGATGGCTGAAGCCGCCAGGAAGCTTGGCTATGAGTACATCCTGATCACCGACCACTCAAAAGCCGTGACCATCGCCAACGGCCTGGATGAGAAACGTGCCGTTGAAAACATCAAGCTCATTCAGGCTGCCCGCAAGAAGGTGAGAGGAATTGAGATCTGGGCGGGTGCAGAGGTGGACATCATGGGCGATGGCCGGCTCGACTATCCGGATGAATTGCTGAAGCAGTTTGATATTGTCCTGGCTAGTGTCCACTCGCGCATGACCATGCCCGCCGATGAGATGACCCCGCGCCTGCTGAAGGCCCTTGAAAATCCCTATGTGCGAATCCTGGGCCACCCGACCGGCCGGCAGATTCTGCGGCGTGACCCGTTTCAGTTTGACGTGGAGAAGGTCTTTGCCGCCGCGAAGAAGCACGGGGTCATCCTGGAACTGAACGCCAGCCCGGAGCGTCTCGATCTGTCCGACCGGCACGTGAAGCTGGCCAAGGAGCGTGGAATGAAGGTCATCATCTCTACCGACGCCCACCGTCCCGAGCATTTCAAATTGATGCGCTATGGCGTGATTACAGCGCGGCGTGGCTGGCTGGAAAAGAACGACGTTCTCAACACACTGCCAGCCGGACGGTTCATGGACTCGCTGCGGAAGCTTCCGACCTACTGA
- a CDS encoding VOC family protein: protein MSSNVRAIPEGYHSVTPYLIVKGAAKAIEFYKQAFGAVETLRMPQPDGRIGHAELKIGNSTIMLADEFPERNIRGPESLGGTPVMMHLYIEDVDTVAQRAVAAGAKEMRPVQNQFYGDRSGMFADPFGHQWNISTHVEDLSPEEIGKRAAAAAH from the coding sequence ATGAGCAGCAACGTGAGAGCCATTCCGGAGGGCTACCATTCGGTGACGCCTTACCTGATTGTGAAGGGCGCAGCGAAGGCTATCGAGTTCTACAAGCAGGCGTTTGGAGCAGTAGAAACCCTGCGCATGCCGCAGCCCGATGGAAGGATTGGTCATGCGGAATTGAAGATCGGCAATTCCACCATCATGCTGGCTGACGAATTTCCGGAAAGAAATATCCGCGGGCCGGAATCGCTGGGCGGCACACCCGTAATGATGCACCTTTATATCGAGGATGTGGACACGGTGGCGCAACGCGCTGTTGCCGCCGGCGCGAAAGAGATGCGGCCCGTTCAGAACCAGTTTTACGGCGACCGCTCCGGCATGTTTGCCGATCCCTTCGGCCACCAGTGGAACATCTCAACCCACGTGGAAGATTTATCACCAGAGGAAATCGGGAAACGCGCCGCAGCCGCCGCTCATTGA